Within Aphelocoma coerulescens isolate FSJ_1873_10779 chromosome 1A, UR_Acoe_1.0, whole genome shotgun sequence, the genomic segment GTAGCTGGAGTTAATTTTAGGTTAGAAAGAGTTCATCCTGAGCAGCATGGGGGCATTAACATCCAGCCATTTCATAGTACTAGATCCACCAGAGGATACCTGTGTGTGGTTCTTACTCAAAACTGTTTGCAGAAAGGTAAGAAAGTGGTTTCCCTTCTGTCCCCTGACTGCGAACACCAAGAGCATCCCCACGTATTTAGCAAATTCTCTGCCAGGCCACCCTATGTGTAGCTAAGGCCCTCCCTGGAAATGCAAATTTTAGCCCTGACCGATGGCAAATTTCACAGTGGCTTTATGGAAAGTTGCAGAGGTCGGTAATCAGGAGGTGAAGGGAAAAACTGAATGCTGATTCTTGAAGGAATAGTTTACATGCACTGAGAAAGGGTAAATACCTACTTTAGAGGCCTTCAAGTTTTTACTGATTCTGTTCTAAAGAGTGATCCCaccaattcctgctgctgttagGGAAACAGGATGCTACAATCAGTTCTTTTAAAGATACAGAAAGCCAAGTACTGTCAGTACAAGGCCCAGCCTTTGACCACTGCCAAGGCTGCTCTTAGGGTGGAGCTGGTGAGCTGTGAttggaaagagggaaaacaacCTTTACCTTGCTCTTTTCTGGTTGTTGACTTGCCCATCTCGAATTTCAGAAGCTGGACTAGAATACAATCTCCAAATTTCAAACTTACTGTGCAGAAATTTATGGAGTGCAAGAGAATATTCACTTACTGTCATCAATAGCAGGATTAGTATATCACACCAGTTATTTCATATAGCTGGTAATCTGAAGACACCAAAATATAACTTCTTACCTCTGGAATTGTTTTGCAATAATCCCATTGTAACAGTTTCAAGTAGCCATTGTTTAGCACCAGTGTAGGACTAATAATTGGTTTTGAACTACTGTCAGCACCAGGGGATGATGAAGACTCATCAGAAACAGATGACAATTCATCTTCTATTGATTCCTTTATCCATTCTGTTGTGAGATTCAGGGCACCTAAGCATTGCAAATAGCACAGATTTACTGCGTGCCTTCATCAAAATAAGCACTACCTTGAGAAGAAGGTTGTATACCTAAGAGAATTTAACTTCTGAAGACTTAAACATAATGGACAGCTGAGTCTGACACTTTAATTCCCTCACTCACTTTCTTCCACTGATTACCTTGAAATTCTACCTAGTTTGTACAAACCCAGCCACAAATTATTAGACTTCAGACAAGATTTTTAGGTAATAAAAGCCTCAAAGTTTAAGTTCCCAAAggactgttttccctttttcagaGAGGCCACTCATCAGTTGGGGCATAAGACTGAAAAGCAGAGGTGAAGGAAGATTAAAACATTTGATTTGTTGTAGTAGAGGTTTTCTCAGGCTGCATATATGAACACTGCAGGCCCCATCAGTGGCTCAGGGCTCCCATTTTAGAAGCCCCTGCTCTAGATGTTAGTAAGCCTACTTACTCTTCTTAGAGGATGTATTTCTGAACACTGTTTAACCACATTACGCAAAAATCTGTAATAGTGCATCAAGTTGACTTTGTGCCATCtaagaaatttttttcagagCCTGCCTTTTGTTTATTAAAACATTGATCTTACCACTTCCACCTTTCAGGCACACTAACTGTTTTTACATGTTTACTTCACACTAACAACAGAACTGCTGCACACacaagagagaaaagtctcATCTTATGTAGGGCTTCTGCATCCAGACAACAAGAGTCAccacttgtttgtttttcagacaCCAACCCATTTGGTAAATGTAAGTTTGTCTGAAAATGCCCCAGACAGACAAACTAGATAGCAAGTTAAGCAATCACCCAGTGATAGCTTGCTTGTCAAAAAACTTTTCCCTTATTTAGATACAGACAAGAAATTGAAGTTTTCCTCTAAGTTAACTGCAACTTACAGATTTTTCAAAGCACACATTTAAATAGTCTTTTCTTAAAGAgaagtttaaattaaaaatagcatGGTACATACTTGGTGTTTCTTCAAGAATTTCCTGGAATTTTGTTCTTTCATAGTCCACCAAGTTATGCCAGAGGTACGGTCTAAGGCTTTTAATTGTGTAATTTGCCATATCCACTTTCATCAGGTCCAAAACATGGAATATTTGtctgaaaagagaaatttaaaatttcCCAATTTAATTTATTCTATTGGTTTTCACCAGCACATGTGAAGTACCTGTACATTATCACTTTAATTTCAATTCTGGGAGAAGTGAACTCCTTCATTGGTATTTCAGAGTAACAGGTATGTTACCTACCATCTGGAATTCCTGAAGGAGTAGTGTTTATAAGGCTTGGTCTAAATTAGAAAGGACAGGACTAAGGTAGCATCACTAAATGCTACATCCCTGTAACAGTAAATTTTTCAAGAACTACATGAATTGGTACATTTCAGCCCAAATGAACAGATTTTAACTTTTTGGTCACTGATTGCATTAAGAGAAACAATCCTTCTGACCTAGTTGCTTTGATCCCTGCATATGAACGAACAGTAGAACAACTACCATTTACTATTAATACTTCAGTGTACCTAAGGAGCACTGTTTTCTGCCCTGTTGTGCAGATGTTTTGCTCAAGTTCAAGTAATAAGATCTTAACTAAAGTGCTTTTAAATCCAAAGTTCGGCCTTCCAGAAGAAGCATGCAATTAACTATTCAAGAGGGAACAGTACAAGTCTGCTGCTTACACTTTGTAAGAATgaacaagacagaaaaaagtTTCTGAAACACAGATTATTGCAAGAGTTGTTGTCTTAGATATTCAGAGCTGCCTGGTTCCATCTAGGTATCCTACCCATTTCATTACAAAGTAAGATACACAATATGGCCAGTGTGTCAGAGCTCTTTCCCTTTAATGCTTCAGTAAGGTTTCCTACAGTTTGAGAACAGGTGTTATGCAAACTGACACAATTTTAGACTTCCTTTCCTTTACCCCTCCCCCTCTTCTACTGCTCAATACACTTTCAGaggagagatttttttctctaaaaaccACACTCAAATACCAACCTCAGTAACTCTACAATATTGTCAGTTGCTTTTAACTGTTGTATATCATTGTCTCTTATTGGAGCACATAACTTTCCCATAGTGTTGATGATATAGTTAGCTAGCCCAGGAATATCAACAGCATTGTGTTCTGCCTGCTGCCTTATAAGATCCGTATCTAGAACTTCGCAGATTTGATTGTGAATCCTGTTTGCTCCAGGAgtcaggaaggaaagaagaatcTAAattagagaggggaaaaaaaagaaaagcttatcaataaaaaccaaaccacttaGTAAGCACACTTGAGTGAATTTTAATATTAATGTCATGTATATAGATGACAGATTATAACCAGACATTTTAAGACTGAACATTATCAAAGGtagtgggaaaaaaaggactgtttgaaaaaaacccaaaccagtacAGTTCTGCAAAAATGCTCAAAGCCATTTGTGAAACAAAAAGCAAGTCAACAACTAGACTCCTTCAAAAGGGAGGCTACCCTGTAAAACAAACATTTACTAACTTAAAATTCTGAAAGACTTACTATTGTGCCAGGATTGAAGGTTTGTATGCTCACCTGTGCAATAATCAAACAATGAAGTCTAAGTAGGCAGGTGCAGTCATGTTTATACTCCTGTTCATGCCCTAAGCTCACACTGTGGTTCTGTAAACAGGCTAGTAGAGATGTGAAGCGTTGGGAAAAGAGATTACTTTCAACTCATCACTATGCAGCTGAGTGAACATGCCACTGTGTGTTTGTGGCCATATTACTGGTTAATATAAATATACTACAAACAGACATCTATTTTCAGTTCTGAATAATCGTGGCTTCATATTATAAAAGGAAGAACTAGAAGGTGTTGGCTCAAAAGTTAAGTAGACCCTTCAGCGAACTAAGGGACTCTCAGAGCTAAGCTGACAGAACAATACAGAGAAGGAAGAACATTACCTCCCTAATTTCCTCAAAGAGCTTGATAGCATGTTCATATTCTGGAGGATCTTCATTCAGTTCAGATTCCAAATGATCCCAAAATGCCTTGTGTACAATTTGTTTCACTGTGCCTGCAAAGCTGTGGGGTAAGTCAATTAGATACAAAAAAGACTCCCAACTGGCTTTCATCCTTGTAACCACTTTAGATGAGACTGATCACTTGTTGGGAAACACACCTCCCCATATATTATGCCCTGCAACCACATCTTTCTTTGGTGCTGGATCATCAGCTCCCAAAACACGGTCTAGACTGCTCCAttcatttctcctctctttccaACACCAGTGCTGTTTTTTGCAAAATTCAGGCTCTTACCTGTTTTGTGGGTAGTCTTCATGTTTTATGCAAAAATTTGCATTTACAGCAATTTCATGAGCTAGAGTCCAGTTTGACAGATTTCTTGTAGCTGCCATCAGTTCATCAAATGTGATAGCCTTGGGAGGGCTTGCTGCTGGAACAAACAAGATCAATTAAAGCCAAATATCTATAGCTGATAAGTGCAATTGAAAATACTACCCTAAAAATTTACTTCTTGCTAATTGGGCTCTAGTACTCTAGAAGAAACAACCCAAGATTACCAAGTCTTTATATCTTTTTAAAACACTAACTCAGGAAACTCCTAGCTTATcaggggtgtgtgtgtttgtggggAAATACCACACAAGCCTCAAAACAGTTTGAGGAgcattttcatatttctgcaTCTGAACGAAgatatcttttttcctttcaaacagGATCTTGCATTCCACAGATTTCCTACTAAATGTTCTGTCAAAGCCATCCAATCAGAACCATGAGCAGTAAGAGATACCAGATGTCCATTATAATTCCGAGCACATGATGGCTATATTGCCTGTTGAGAAGGTTCTGAAGCTACTGACTTGAAAACCCCCCCACTTATGATCAGCAGATCTTTCATCTGTTGTGGAATGTAAGTTATACTCATTTCTCTATGAGTTAGTagtaacaataaaacaaaatctacattggaaaacaaaagcaaattcCCAAAGTTTCTAAATCCTCAAATTCTATCATTTAATTTAGTATTTGGAAGACTGGTAACCAAGAAAGACAAAGAGCCAGCTGCCACTAACAGCTCCACTAACAGCTCCACTAACAAGCTTATTTTAATGTAAGACTTCATTTGCATAGATGTAAGAGGTATGCACGGTCTGCAAACGCTTACAGACACACACGAACCACATCTTAACCAAGGTTTTATTTATCATTACTCAGATTATCTTCCTTGTGCAAATGTGTGTTTTCTGTTTGATTCTAatatttatgaaagaaaaatgtaaattcaAGATTAATTACATGTAACTTGATACAGTATTACAAATCTGTAAGTTACAGAATTAATTCTTTTTAAGTGCAGGGATCAAACAGAAGAAACCCATCCTTTGCACAAAAGCATATCTGGTTGAGTGGGAGGCTGCTACCCATGTCAAGGTTaggaagaccatggtgacacacTTTTCTTACGCTTTCTGAAGGGAAGGAGTGCACAGGGAGACCCCCATGGatacagctgctgctggtgttcCACACACAGGAGATGCACTGCTTCACAGCAGAGTGATCTCTCTCTTAATACTCTTAAACAGATTCAGAATCCCAGGCTCTACCCATGACAGCAAAGAGAAACAAGGTAAGTTAGCCTTATTGGGCCATGCACAATGCAGGTAAGGCTGAAATAGGCTTACACGCTGGGGAGCTGGGTTTGCTTGAAGAATCACTGTTAAAGCTCTGCCTGGAATACTCCAAGTCGCTGGAAGAAGCTGTGCTTTCCGAGAGGCGTGAAGAATCTGAGTCactgttctggtcatcattgaGAGGCATTCTGATTCCTTTACCTTGTTTACACAGTAAACAAGACCTGGAAAGGCAAACGCAATTCCCATAAAACCAGCACTTatgtcttttgtttgtttctcaaAAGTCAGCTACTGATCATTATGTTGTGGATGAAGACCAAGTAGTTGCCTTTCCTaaagggaaaagcaaaggaaaggaTCTGGCTTGACATGCAGAATCATACCATTATCAACAAACTATACCTTTTCTGTAAGAAAGCTTTGTACCTTCAGCTGTTTCATACCTTAATGATTATTTTGGAAACAGTCACTAAATtggttatattttaaaaaatgaaagactACCCACATGAACCCCTGAAGCTGCTTGTTGCAAGAATTGTGGTCGTTTTCAACATCCATAAAGGCATCTCATGATGTTACCATCCCCCACCCGACTTCACCAAGCAGCGGTGTTTAGCAATGAGTTTCCTTCCACAAACAGGCTGCACCAAGTGCAATGACTGTGAAGCAAACACAGAAGTAGCAGGGGCAGAACAGGCAAGTAATTCAGAATATTACATTTCTGACAGGGTGTAGCTGAAAGTCTGGCCTGCTGCTTTAGCTGGGTTTGT encodes:
- the TCP11L2 gene encoding T-complex protein 11-like protein 2 isoform X3, whose product is MPLNDDQNSDSDSSRLSESTASSSDLEYSRQSFNSDSSSKPSSPASASPPKAITFDELMAATRNLSNWTLAHEIAVNANFCIKHEDYPQNSFAGTVKQIVHKAFWDHLESELNEDPPEYEHAIKLFEEIREILLSFLTPGANRIHNQICEVLDTDLIRQQAEHNAVDIPGLANYIINTMGKLCAPIRDNDIQQLKATDNIVELLRQIFHVLDLMKVDMANYTIKSLRPYLWHNLVDYERTKFQEILEETPSALNLTTEWIKESIEDELSSVSDESSSSPGADSSSKPIISPTLVLNNGYLKLLQWDYCKTIPETLITDEVRLQELREKLNQLKIIACVSLITNNMVGAAIVDLPDFADHLKRISLPLLEGMNKNFDLKEALNAIGVQICSTVNKSLSERGLPTLSEEMQSNLMGQIAHIVEKNNPVCSLIDKRIQLFMRSLLALPSSQKCMPTMPGGLSVIQTEMELLGSQYASIVNFNKKVYGPFYANILRKLLFPEAAVEKTEAETSSN
- the TCP11L2 gene encoding T-complex protein 11-like protein 2 isoform X1, producing MPLNDDQNSDSDSSRLSESTASSSDLEYSRQSFNSDSSSKPSSPASASPPKAITFDELMAATRNLSNWTLAHEIAVNANFCIKHEDYPQNSFAGTVKQIVHKAFWDHLESELNEDPPEYEHAIKLFEEIREILLSFLTPGANRIHNQICEVLDTDLIRQQAEHNAVDIPGLANYIINTMGKLCAPIRDNDIQQLKATDNIVELLRQIFHVLDLMKVDMANYTIKSLRPYLWHNLVDYERTKFQEILEETPSALNLTTEWIKESIEDELSSVSDESSSSPGADSSSKPIISPTLVLNNGYLKLLQWDYCKTIPETLITDEVRLQELREKLNQLKIIACVSLITNNMVGAAIVDLPDFADHLKRISLPLLEGMNKKSFDLKEALNAIGVQICSTVNKSLSERGLPTLSEEMQSNLMGQIAHIVEKNNPVCSLIDKRIQLFMRSLLALPSSQKCMPTMPGGLSVIQTEMELLGSQYASIVNFNKKVYGPFYANILRKLLFPEAAVEKTEAETSSN
- the TCP11L2 gene encoding T-complex protein 11-like protein 2 isoform X4; this encodes MAATRNLSNWTLAHEIAVNANFCIKHEDYPQNSFAGTVKQIVHKAFWDHLESELNEDPPEYEHAIKLFEEIREILLSFLTPGANRIHNQICEVLDTDLIRQQAEHNAVDIPGLANYIINTMGKLCAPIRDNDIQQLKATDNIVELLRQIFHVLDLMKVDMANYTIKSLRPYLWHNLVDYERTKFQEILEETPSALNLTTEWIKESIEDELSSVSDESSSSPGADSSSKPIISPTLVLNNGYLKLLQWDYCKTIPETLITDEVRLQELREKLNQLKIIACVSLITNNMVGAAIVDLPDFADHLKRISLPLLEGMNKKSFDLKEALNAIGVQICSTVNKSLSERGLPTLSEEMQSNLMGQIAHIVEKNNPVCSLIDKRIQLFMRSLLALPSSQKCMPTMPGGLSVIQTEMELLGSQYASIVNFNKKVYGPFYANILRKLLFPEAAVEKTEAETSSN
- the TCP11L2 gene encoding T-complex protein 11-like protein 2 isoform X2 — encoded protein: MPLNDDQNSDSDSSRLSESTASSSDLEYSRQSFNSDSSSKPSSPASSPPKAITFDELMAATRNLSNWTLAHEIAVNANFCIKHEDYPQNSFAGTVKQIVHKAFWDHLESELNEDPPEYEHAIKLFEEIREILLSFLTPGANRIHNQICEVLDTDLIRQQAEHNAVDIPGLANYIINTMGKLCAPIRDNDIQQLKATDNIVELLRQIFHVLDLMKVDMANYTIKSLRPYLWHNLVDYERTKFQEILEETPSALNLTTEWIKESIEDELSSVSDESSSSPGADSSSKPIISPTLVLNNGYLKLLQWDYCKTIPETLITDEVRLQELREKLNQLKIIACVSLITNNMVGAAIVDLPDFADHLKRISLPLLEGMNKKSFDLKEALNAIGVQICSTVNKSLSERGLPTLSEEMQSNLMGQIAHIVEKNNPVCSLIDKRIQLFMRSLLALPSSQKCMPTMPGGLSVIQTEMELLGSQYASIVNFNKKVYGPFYANILRKLLFPEAAVEKTEAETSSN